A genome region from Rattus norvegicus strain BN/NHsdMcwi chromosome 17, GRCr8, whole genome shotgun sequence includes the following:
- the H2bc9 gene encoding histone H2B: MPEPAKSVPAPKKGSKKAVTKAQKKDGKKRKRSRKESYSVYVYKVLKQVHPDTGISSKAMGIMNSFVNDIFERIAGEASRLAHYNKRSTITSREVQTAVRLLLPGELAKHAVSEGTKAVTKYTSSKLLQQHRNKSLCLSHRLPGHVI; encoded by the exons ATGCCGGAGCCTGCCAAGTCTGTTCCCGCCCCGAAGAAGGGCTCCAAGAAGGCCGTGACCAAGGCGCAGAAGAAGGACGGCAAGAAGCGCAAGCGCAGCCGCAAGGAGAGCTACTCGGTGTACGTGTACAAGGTGCTTAAGCAAGTGCACCCGGACACGGGCATCTCTTCCAAGGCCATGGGCATCATGAACTCGTTCGTGAACGACATCTTCGAGCGCATCGCGGGCGAGGCGTCGCGCCTGGCGCATTACAACAAGCGCTCGACCATCACGTCCCGGGAGGTCCAGACGGCTGTGCGCCTGCTGCTTCCCGGGGAGCTGGCCAAGCACGCGGTGTCCGAGGGCACCAAGGCCGTCACCAAGTACACCAGCTCCAA GCTTCTGCAGCAACACAGGAATAAGAGTCTCTGTCTCAGTCATCGTCTTCCTGGTCACGTAATCTAA
- the Hist1h2ac gene encoding histone cluster 1 H2A family member C, which yields MSGRGKQGGKARAKAKTRSSRAGLQFPVGRVHRLLRKGNYSERVGAGAPVYLAAVLEYLTAEILELAGNAARDNKKTRIIPRHLQLAIRNDEELNKLLGRVTIAQGGVLPNIQAVLLPKKTESHHKAKGK from the coding sequence ATGTCTGGACGCGGCAAGCAGGGCGGCAAGGCTCGCGCCAAGGCCAAGACCCGCTCCTCCCGGGCCGGCCTGCAATTCCCGGTGGGTCGCGTGCACCGGCTGCTCCGCAAGGGCAACTACTCCGAGCGGGTGGGCGCCGGCGCCCCAGTGTATCTGGCGGCCGTGCTGGAGTACCTGACGGCCGAGATCCTGGAGCTGGCGGGCAACGCGGCGAGGGACAACAAGAAGACGCGCATCATCCCGCGCCACCTGCAGCTGGCCATCCGCAACGACGAGGAGCTCAACAAGCTGCTGGGCCGCGTGACCATCGCGCAGGGCGGTGTCCTGCCTAATATCCAGGCGGTGCTGCTGCCCAAGAAAACGGAAAGCCACCACAAGGCCAAGGGAAAGTAA
- the Hist1h4b gene encoding histone H4, with the protein MSGRGKGGKGLGKGGAKRHRKVLRDNIQGITKPAIRRLARRGGVKRISGLIYEETRGVLKVFLENVIRDAVTYTEHAKRKTVTAMDVVYALKRQGRTLYGFGG; encoded by the coding sequence ATGTCTGGCCGAGGCAAAGGCGGGAAAGGCTTGGGCAAAGGCGGCGCTAAGCGCCACCGCAAAGTCCTGCGCGACAACATCCAGGGCATCACCAAGCCCGCCATTCGCCGCCTGGCCCGGCGCGGAGGAGTGAAGCGCATCTCCGGCCTCATCTACGAGGAGACCCGCGGTGTGCTGAAGGTGTTCCTGGAGAACGTGATCCGCGACGCCGTCACCTACACGGAGCACGCCAAGCGCAAGACCGTCACCGCCATGGACGTGGTCTACGCACTCAAACGCCAGGGCCGTACCCTCTATGGCTTCGGCGGCTAA
- the H2bc12 gene encoding histone H2B produces MPEPAKSAPAPKKGSKKAVTKAQKKDGKKRKRSRKESYSVYVYKVLKQVHPDTGISSKAMGIMNSFVNDIFERIAGEASRLAHYNKRSTITSREIQTAVRLLLPGELAKHAVSEGTKAVTKYTSAK; encoded by the coding sequence ATGCCTGAACCTGCCAAGTCCGCCCCCGCACCGAAGAAGGGCTCCAAGAAGGCCGTGACCAAGGCGCAGAAGAAGGACGGCAAGAAGCGCAAGCGCAGCCGTAAGGAGAGCTACTCGGTGTACGTGTACAAGGTGCTGAAGCAAGTACACCCGGACACGGGCATCTCTTCCAAGGCCATGGGCATCATGAACTCGTTCGTGAACGACATCTTTGAGCGCATCGCGGGCGAGGCGTCGCGCCTGGCGCACTACAACAAGCGCTCGACCATCACGTCCCGGGAGATCCAGACGGCCGTGCGCCTGTTGCTTCCTGGGGAGCTGGCCAAGCACGCGGTGTCCGAGGGCACCAAGGCCGTCACCAAATACACCAGCGCTAAGTAA
- the H2ac12 gene encoding H2A clustered histone 12: MSGRGKQGSKARAKAKTRSFRAGLQFPVGRVHRLLRKGNYSERVGAGAPVYLAAVLEYLTAEILELAGNAARDNKKTRIIPRHLQLAIRNDEELNKLLGRVTIAQGGVLPNIQAVLLPKKTESHHKVK, translated from the coding sequence ATGTCTGGACGCGGCAAGCAGGGCAGCAAGGCTCGCGCCAAGGCCAAGACCCGCTCCTTCCGGGCCGGCCTGCAATTCCCGGTGGGTCGCGTGCACCGGCTGCTCCGCAAGGGCAACTACTCCGAGCGGGTGGGCGCCGGCGCCCCAGTGTATCTGGCGGCCGTGCTGGAGTACCTGACGGCCGAGATCCTGGAGCTGGCGGGCAACGCGGCGAGGGACAACAAGAAGACGCGCATCATCCCGCGCCACCTGCAGCTGGCCATCCGCAACGACGAGGAGCTCAACAAGCTGCTGGGCCGCGTGACCATCGCGCAGGGCGGCGTCCTGCCCAACATCCAGGCGGtgctgctgcccaagaagacGGAGAGCCACCACAAGGTTAAGTGA